From Mycolicibacterium cosmeticum, a single genomic window includes:
- a CDS encoding exodeoxyribonuclease III gives MRVATWNVNSIRTRVDRVTDWLARADVDVLAMQETKCTDAQFPAMPFAALGYEVAHIGLNQWNGVAIASRVGLDDVEIGFPGQPLWDGLAEARAIGATCGGVRLWSLYIPNGRTLADKHYTYKLEWLEALRVSSAEWPGPVALMGDWNIAPTDEDVWDPAVFQGSTHVSEPERAAFRAFHEAGFTDVVRPYTPGPGVYTYWDYTQLRFPKKQGMRIDFILGSAEFAARVTHAEIVREERKGKQPSDHAPVLVDLA, from the coding sequence GTGCGTGTAGCCACCTGGAACGTCAACTCCATCCGGACCCGCGTCGACCGCGTCACCGACTGGCTGGCGCGCGCCGACGTCGACGTGCTGGCCATGCAGGAAACCAAGTGCACCGATGCGCAGTTCCCGGCCATGCCGTTCGCCGCGCTGGGCTACGAGGTCGCCCATATCGGGTTGAACCAGTGGAACGGGGTGGCGATCGCGTCGCGGGTCGGCCTCGACGATGTCGAGATCGGCTTCCCCGGTCAGCCGTTGTGGGACGGGCTGGCCGAGGCACGGGCCATCGGGGCGACCTGCGGCGGGGTCCGGCTGTGGAGCCTCTACATCCCCAACGGCCGCACGCTGGCCGACAAGCACTACACCTACAAGCTGGAATGGCTTGAGGCCCTCCGGGTTTCGTCTGCCGAATGGCCGGGCCCGGTAGCGCTGATGGGTGACTGGAACATCGCGCCCACCGACGAGGACGTCTGGGATCCCGCCGTCTTCCAGGGCTCCACCCATGTTTCGGAGCCGGAGCGGGCCGCGTTCCGCGCCTTCCACGAGGCCGGGTTCACCGACGTGGTGCGCCCGTACACGCCGGGCCCCGGTGTCTACACCTACTGGGATTACACCCAGCTGCGCTTCCCGAAGAAGCAGGGTATGCGTATCGACTTCATCCTCGGCTCGGCGGAGTTCGCGGCCCGCGTCACGCACGCCGAGATCGTCCGCGAAGAACGTAAGGGCAAGCAGCCCAGCGATCACGCGCCGGTGCTGGTGGACCTGGCGTGA